Proteins encoded by one window of Mycteria americana isolate JAX WOST 10 ecotype Jacksonville Zoo and Gardens unplaced genomic scaffold, USCA_MyAme_1.0 Scaffold_68, whole genome shotgun sequence:
- the LOC142404089 gene encoding olfactory receptor 14J1-like produces the protein MAYDRYVAICKPLHYGTLLGSRACVHMAAAAWGSAFLNSLIHTGNTFSIPLCKGNAVDQFFCEITQILKLSCSHSYLREVGLLVISFILAFGCFIFIVLSYVQIFRAVLRIPSEQGRHKAFSTCLPHLAVVSLYVSTGMFAYLKPPSISPPSLDLLVAVLYSVVPPAVNPLIYSLRNQELKDALKKLSHPAVFRSNKLLMPLHK, from the coding sequence atggcctatgaccgttACGtcgccatctgcaaacccctgcactacgggaccctcctgggcagcagagcttgtgtccacatggcagcagctgcctggggcagtgcttttCTCAATTCTCTCATTCACACaggcaatacattttccatacccctctgcaagggcaatgctgtggaccagttcttctgtgaaatcacccagatcctcaagctctcctgctcacactcctacctcagggaagttgggcttcttgtcATCAGTTTTATCCTTGcttttggctgttttattttcattgtgctgtcctatgtgcagatcttcagggccgtgctgaggatcccctctgagcagggacggcacaaagccttttccacgtgcctccctcacctggctgtggtctccctatatgtcagcactggcatgtttgcctacctgaagcccccctccatctcccccccatccctggatctgctggtggctgttctgtactcggtggttcctccagcagtgaaccccctcatctacagcttgaggaaccaggagctcaaagatgcatTGAAGAAGCTGAGTCATCctgcagttttcagaagcaataagctGCTCATGCCCCtgcacaagtga
- the LOC142404086 gene encoding olfactory receptor 14J1-like — protein MLRLSDIQHRSPAEFYLLTIMAYDRYVAICKPLHYGTLLGSRACVHMAAAAWGSGFLHAVLHTANTFSIPLCQGNALDQFFCEVPQILKLFCSRSYLREVGLLVISFILALGCFFFIVLSYVQIFRAVLRIPSEQGRHKAFSTCLPHLAVVSLFISTTMVAYLKPPSISSPSLDLVVAVLYSVVPPAVNPLIYSMRIQEIKDALMKLIQWFYLQQH, from the exons atgctgaggctTTCTGACATCCAACACCGctccccag ctgagttttatctgctcaccatcatggcctatgaccggtacgttgccatctgcaaacccctgcactacgggaccctcctgggcagcagagcttgtgtccacatggcagcagctgcctggggcagtgggtttctccatgctgtgctgcacacggccaatacattttccatacccctctgccaaggcaatgccctggaccagtttttctgtgaagtgccccagatcctcaagctcttcTGCTCAcgttcctacctcagggaagttgggcttcttgtcatcagttttatccttgctcttgggtgtttttttttcattgtattgtcctatgtgcagatcttcagggccgtgctgaggatcccctctgagcagggacggcacaaagccttttccacatgcctccctcacctggctgtggtctccctgtttatcagcactacCATGGtagcctacctgaagcccccctccatctcctccccatccctggatctggtggtggctgttctgtactcagtggttcctccagcagtgaaccccctcatctacagcatgaggatcCAGGAGATCAAAGATGCACTGATGAAGCTCATTCAATGGTTTTACCTTCAGCAGCACTAA